The following proteins come from a genomic window of Leopardus geoffroyi isolate Oge1 chromosome A3, O.geoffroyi_Oge1_pat1.0, whole genome shotgun sequence:
- the LOC123579886 gene encoding MRG/MORF4L-binding protein, whose product MGEAEVGGGGAPGDKGPGEAATSPAEETVVWSPEVEVCLFHAMLGHKPVGVNRHFHMICIRDKFSQNIGRQVPSKVIWDHLSTMYDMQALHESEILPFPNPERNFVLPEEIIHEVREGKVVIEEEMKEEMKEDVDPHNGADDVFSSSGSLGKATEKASKDKNPSDLGSKEGVDKRKRSRVTDKVLTANSNPSSPSAAKRRRT is encoded by the exons ATGGGGGAGGCTGAggtgggcggcggcggcgcgccgGGCGACAAGGGGCCGGGGGAGGCGGCCACCAGCCCGGCCGAGGAGACGGTGGTGTGGAGCCCCGAGGTGGAGGTGTGCCTCTTCCACGCCATGCTGGGCCACAAGCCCGTCG GTGTTAATCGACACTTCCACATGATCTGTATCCGGGACAAGTTCAGCCAGAACATTGGTCGGCAGGTCCCATCCAAGGTCATCTGGGACCACCTGAGCACCATGTATGACATGCAGGCACTG CACGAATCTGAGATTCTTCCATTCCCAAATCCAGAGAGGAACTTCGTCCTTCCGGAAGAAATCATTCACGAAGTCCGAGAAG GAAAAGTGGTCATTGAAGAAGAGAtgaaggaggaaatgaaggaagatgTGGACCCCCACAACGGGGCGGACGATG TTTTTTCGTCTTCAGGAAGCTTGGGCAAAGCAACGGAAAAGGCCAGCAAAGACAAGAACCCCTCGGACTTGGGCTCCAAGGAGGGGGTGGACAAGCGGAAGCGCAGCCGCGTCACCGACAAAGTCCTGACGGCAAACAGCAACCCCTCCAGCCCCAGCGCCGCCAAGCGGCGCCGAACGTAG